The DNA sequence GATGGCTCCGGAGGATGTCACCGCGTTGCGCGAGCACCTTGACCGCATCATGGAGGTGGCCCGGTGAATCCACACGACGTGGACGACGTGTGTTGGGACTTGTCCGCTCCAGCATCTGGACGCGATCTTTCAGGATGCTCCCGGAGACAGGGCCGAGTGACTACACCACCCAAGAGTTGATTGCTCTTGCGGCGGTGATCCGGCCTGTCTACGAGCGCCAGCAAGTGCAGGAGCGCCACCCCGCGCCGCTCCTCAAATTGGTGCGCAAGACGTGCAGAAGGAAGGCGCCCAGTCCACCCCGAGCACACTGCAGTTGCTGCGGTGGATTCCCGGAGCGTTGGGCTCGAGTTCTCCCCCAGTAGCGCCCCGGCCGTCGAGAAGCGGCGCCGGGGCGCGCTGCTGTTGCGACACCCAACCGACCAGTGGATAGCAGGGCTGGGCGGACGGCACGCAACGACTTGAACCACTGTTCGCGCAGCTCACAGCAGGTGATTGCATTCTCAGCGTTTCACACTACAAGAGGCGACGAGTGTGAAGTAGATTGTGAAGTGTGACCTCCTCTAGAATTGACGACCCTTTCGAAGAGTCCCGCGTGGCCGAAGTGCGCCTGGACCGGAGCCCCTTGGCCGTCGTTCTCTTCCAGATCCGCTTTCCGGGTCCCGTGACACGCATCGAGCACGCGATCCTCTCCGGGGATCTCGCAGACGCGCTTAGCGCTGATTACCCCTTTGCTGAGCGACAGGAAGTTGTTGAGTTCGTGTTCCAACCAGGACACATGCCGGCGCAAAAGTCCACAAATTCCACAGCCCTGGCTTTATCGGATGCATCGCAGCAATGGACGCTGTCCATCGCGAGGGACTCTCTATCGCTGACAACGACCGCTTATAAGGACCGAGACGATCTTCTCGCCCGGGCCGAGGGAATATTCGAGGCTCTTGCGCGGGTCGCGCAGCCGCCAGCAGTATCCCGAGTCGGTCTGCGGTACATCAACAGGATTGTCGACACTAAGCTCGTTCAGAGGCTTTGCGAAAACGCCGGTGTTGCGGAGCCAATCCGTCAGCAACAGCTTTTCTCGCTGACCCACGGCGCGATACAGAGCACGCTGACTGAACTCCAATACGCCTGGTCCGAAGGGCAGAAGTTGCAGGCCAGGTGGGGCCTCTTACCCGCAGGCCAAAGCATCGCAAATCCACTAGAACCGTTACCGAATCAGTCGTGGTTATTGGACATTGACGCTTACCATGAAGCACGCTTCGAGTTCTCGACAGAGACGGTGGTCATGCAACTGAAGACCCTCAGCGAAAAGGCGTATCGCTTCTTTAGGTGGTTCTTCACCCCTGAAGCTCTTCCTGAGTTTGGTGCAGCCGAATGACGAGCGTTCTTGTCCCCGTGGAAGAGGACCCGGCAAGCATTCAGCCTCAGTCGACTTGGACGGAGCCGAGCGCCGGCCTTAAGTGGCGCTGCAAGGCAGACTACGAAGCGGAGAATTTCGCGGCATTAGCTGCCGCGTCTAAGTGGTACGCGTACCACCTTTGGCACCTCTCGCGACGCTGCGGTGAATACGCATCGGCCACTGCGATTACAGGGCTGGATTCCCGCGGCACCGAGTTCATACTGCGATACCTGGCAGGTTGGACAGCTCCTCCCGCCATGGCGGTCTTGCTTCGCCACGGCGGTCAGGCGGACCACTCGCCCACTCTTGAGTCGCTTCATTCGCATGCTGGTGGCTTTCTGCCCCTAAAGGAGACTCATCCGTCGAATCCGCAGGAAATGGTGCGATGGCTGTACGAAGAGTCAGGTCTTACTTGGGATCAGTTGGCTCGTACGTTGGGCGTGTCTCGTCGCTCCGTCCATGCTTGGGCCCGTGGACAACGGGTAAGTGGCACAAACTTGGAGCGTCTCAGCAACGTTTACTCCACCATAAGAGGCCTCGACGCAAACTCTGCCGCCGACCGCCGATACGCTCTTTTCAGCCCTCGAGATAACAACCAGCCCAATCTTTTTGATCAGTTAGTTATGCATGCGCGAAAGGCAGAGCTTCCCCAAGACGAGCAGGGGTTAGCTCGACGCTTGGGAATAGCGGCAGATTAGAGGGTCTCTTAGGTGAGCTCTACGGATGAGTTCGAAGAACTGCGCCAAGGCGATTGGCTTGTTGGCGTCTCAAGCCTATCGGTGCTAAATGCGAGCGGTGGTGTTGCGCGCCAAGAGGCCACGCCCCTTGGGGTCGTTGTGCTTACGCAGTGCTGCGATTTGGCCAAGAATGACACTGGGGTTTTGCATGTTGCGCCCGTTGTACCGTTGGAGGGAAAGCTTCTCGCTGATGCGAAGGCGGGCAAGACGTCTAGGTACGGGCACCTGGAAGGTGGATACTACATCGATCTAGCCATAGTAGGGACCCTTGATCGGGATTCGATAGCAGAAGACTTGGAACGAACGCCGCTTGACACTCAGAGGCGAGTCGCGTTGGCCGGTTGTATCGCGCGCCGATACTCGCGTTTTGCGTATCCCGGGGACATCGTTGAGGTGCTCAGGCCCCTGTCAACGAGAATTCGAGAGAAGGCGCTGAAGAGCGGGGCTATCGGAGAGGTATTACAGCGGGTAGTAACCATGCGCTTGGAGTGCGAGCCAGACTGGGACGCCCCAGCTGGCCTGTCTCTAACTCTCCTCGTTCTAGTCAGCCCAAAGTTCTTGCCGTCGCTAGGAGACATCGACTTCGACGCTGTCGATGCAGGTCCAAAACAGATGCGGAAGCAGGGCCTTAATGGGGCCGCGGAGGCATTGCTCAAGTGCGAAGTGCATAGTCCGCAGACGACATCCCTCTGGGAGGAGTTCGGCGATGAGCTTTTGGCCCTGTTCCGCGAAGGTCTCGGCAATGCCCCGCCTGGCTATATCGAAGGCGTACAGGTCGAAGTGCTGCGCACTGATGAGATCAACTTCGAGCGTTACCGGAACACGGTCGATCTTGACTTCGACTATCTCTCTAACACTTAAACGCGCTTCTTCCGACTTCGCCTTCTCCTCGTCGTCGACTCATCGCGAACTGTCGGGGCGTACATGGTGCCCATCTCGCGGATCGCCCTGGTTGCCGGCCATGTCCTCGGCGGCGTGGTTGTTCTCGTCAGGCCGCCCACACCGGCGGTCGGGGCCGGTCTAGGGGCTTCACGCGACTCGCCTGGAGCCGACGCCCTGCGAATCGATTCAATCATCCTTCGTTAAGAGGTGGTAGTGAACCGCCCTGGAAAAGTTGGAGGCTCCTGACCTTGGAAACGAGGATGCAGGTATGCCGAAGGAACAGTCAGCTGGCAAGCCCACGACGCGTCGCTATAGCCCGGAGGAGAAGGCTGCCGCGGTCCGGATGGTGCGCGCCTTGCGCGCCGAGCTGGGCACGACGCAGGGCACGGTGGCGCGGGTGGCCAACCAGCTCGGCTACGGGGTGGAGTCGGTGCGGTCCTGGGTGCGCCAGGCCGACATCGACGAGGGCGTGGCGCCCGGGGTGACGACTGCTGAATCGGCGCGGCTCAAGGAACTCGAGCAGGAGAACCGGGAACTTAAGCGCGCCAACGAGATCCTGAAACGAGCAGCGAGTTTCTTCGGGGCGGAGCTCGACCGCCAACACAAGAAATAGTCGACTTCATCGACGCCAACCGGGCTGAGTTCGGGGTCGAGCCCATCTGCACCGTCCTGCGCAGCGCAGGAGTGTCGATGGCCCCGAGCACCTACTACGACACCAAGACCCGGCCACCGTCGGCGCGGGCAGTCCGCGACGCCGAGCTGGCACCGGCGCTGCGCACGCTGTGGGAGGACAACTACCGCGTCTACGGGGTCCGCAAGCTATGGAAAGCCGCACGTCGGGACGGCCACGACGTGGGCCGCGACCA is a window from the Mycolicibacterium poriferae genome containing:
- a CDS encoding TIGR04255 family protein translates to MAEVRLDRSPLAVVLFQIRFPGPVTRIEHAILSGDLADALSADYPFAERQEVVEFVFQPGHMPAQKSTNSTALALSDASQQWTLSIARDSLSLTTTAYKDRDDLLARAEGIFEALARVAQPPAVSRVGLRYINRIVDTKLVQRLCENAGVAEPIRQQQLFSLTHGAIQSTLTELQYAWSEGQKLQARWGLLPAGQSIANPLEPLPNQSWLLDIDAYHEARFEFSTETVVMQLKTLSEKAYRFFRWFFTPEALPEFGAAE
- a CDS encoding helix-turn-helix domain-containing protein; the protein is MVRWLYEESGLTWDQLARTLGVSRRSVHAWARGQRVSGTNLERLSNVYSTIRGLDANSAADRRYALFSPRDNNQPNLFDQLVMHARKAELPQDEQGLARRLGIAAD